GGGACAGGACATAATAAACCAACGTCGTAGGGTCCATTGTCACTACTGAAGTGCGCTCCTCAAATCATTTTTACCCTTTTCTtgaaaagttcggaaaagaGGTGGCGAATGGCAACGAGTCAAAAACCTTCTATAGTCGAGAAATGGGTTTAGAACATAAAAACCTTCAAGGTTTCAGCATACACTCTAATAATCCATGAACTTGGCACTTTAGTTGCTCTGAAGGCATGCTTGTACATGACGAGATATGCTTCCTGGTGCAACAAGGACTGTGAGATTAGTTTAGTATCCTATACAATTATCAGAGCTGCTTGAAAGGCTTGTGCAGATATGGGTTCTGGAAAAAAGGCCTCTAAGACACAGTTTGACTAAGGTTTACAGCCTCCTTCAGCAATCGCCTGACAGTAGCTTTTATTTCATCAGGCACCACCAATTGTGGAGGACCTGACTCCAAAGCATACGAGGTAATGATCCTCATTACAACCGCCATATCTAGATTGTTGTCATTGCTTCTCCAAATACTCTGATTAACAAACTTGCATGATTGTTTTAACACGCATTTGTCACAAACCTGAGGCAAGCACATGATACTTGAGAAGCCAAACAGTGAGGTAGAAACAAGAAAGAAGAGGAATATGCCTTCATAAAATTTAAATGGTTTACAAAACGAAGTACAAAAGAAAATCGACTCACAGTGTTTTCCTGAATTTTGAAGAATCTGCGCAATCTTTTAGCGGAAAAGACAATCTTCTTACCAGGAGAAGGGCAACCGAAAAGGGCCAGCTTTTTCAGGTCGCTGCCTGACATCCATCTGAGAAACCAATTCACAAGATTAAGATGGAGAAGATGCAAGCTAGGAAACTCAATACGTTGAAAATGCTTCACTAATCTCTGTGAGGTATAAAACTTGTATCATAACTCAACTGTGTCGATATAATTCAGAACAAGCTAGAACAAGAATTTATTAGAAAGACCAAGCAATGGTAGACTGTTTCACTCCAAATCTGCTATTCAGGGGAATATGCAACATACAGAGAATTGCACCGGTGATTTAACAATCTACTCCACTCTGTAATACTACAAATATTGAGCACAACTTAAAAAGGTTACTTGTTGCTTCACGTCAAGGTCACAAAAAATTTCTCCCCCTCAGTCACCACGTCGCCTGACTTGATGATTTTATTCTGTTTTTGAATGCAATGACTTGTTAAAATGTAAATAGTCAAGCATAACTGCAGACTTGAGCACAAATGGCCATTAAATTGTGTGATCTTCACATGTAGCACATAATTGAATTTGCAATGAATTTCAATGCACCCTCAATGTTCTTGCAACAATGTCCCTAACCACTCTACTTGATTTCATCTACTTgatttgaaaataaaaggcaTGATGTCCATCCCCTTGTTTGCTTGCTAACTCACTTCTATTtacatttttctctttttgcttTCTCAAAGATTAGTTGCAAACAGGACAGATAGGATTAACGGCAGGGCAGTAGTAGGCAAAAGCCCAAAAAATGAAGGGACACAAGCTGGTAACCTAGCAACAGAATTTCATCAAAACATTTGTTGttcacaaaaaaagaaaagaaaaaaagaacagGGCAGTATTTCCACGCCCTCATTACAGTTCAGGCATAAAAAATTGGAGCCACTACAGAGGGAAGAGGAagatgtcaagaaatgaaataGGCAACCTTCTTGTCCACAGGCTTGAAGAAGGCAAGGTTCCATTGGATATCAATTCTTAAGCGTTGTATAACTAATCCTAAgtgtgagataaaaagttaGTATCTTTTTTCTATTAATAGTTAATACATTCAAATAAATAACCTAAAGAAAGCAGAACATTCATTAGTCCATGCGAAAAATACCATTCCTACAATTGCATTAACATGACTACAAGTAACTCACCGTCGCAAATTATAATCTAAGTATACAGGACAAAGCATATTACTGGAAAACTCATCCTATTATTCTCATAATCAGATCGAAGAATTCAAAAGATCACATCTGATATCTAAaaatcaaccacttaatctatctgtgtgtgtgtgtgtatatatattagtGCTTGAGTATACAAATGCAAGGAATTCACAGACAATCTAGGATGCCAAGAAACGAGCCAATTATCTTTCTGCCTTGTGACAAGAATAAAAATCCTTACTTTGCAATCTCCTGATTATCCATGCCAAACTGCTCAGCTGCAAACTTGATAAAATCTCGAGCATAACTATTCTCAAAACAACTAATATCAAGCCTATTCCTAGGCAAGAAATTCGAATCCTTAAAGTACCCATTATTGTATAAATGCGTCACAAACATTTCCATGTCAGGAGAAAGCTCCTTATAAACCTCCGGATCCTCCATTCTCAATTCTTTCAAATCCTTCAtcttttttccatcatccctcCCAAACTTATTAGCGAACAACGATGATAAAGTTGAACCCCCAGATTTTTCCTCGTAGTTTGACAACCCTTCATTCTTATGCACCCCCTCTTTCTTCTTGTGCTCCTTATTCTTCAAATTCTCCTTCTCATCCTTCTTTTTCTGCTTCAAGCCCCTCAATTCCTCCTCCAATTTCTTCAATCTCTTCTTGAGCTCTCCATTTTCACCTTCACTTTCAGTTCCAATATCTTCTGGGGTCTTTTTTAAGAGTCCAACAGCTTCTTTGAAGTAAACATTCAAAGCTTTTCTTGATTTCTTATTTTCTCCAACAGCATTCTCAGAGCTAATTGGTTCTGCGTCTTCTAGGGGTTTGAAATAAGACGAAAGTGAAAAGGGTCTGGGGGAGATCAAATGCGGTGATGCAAAAGGGTTCAGCGGATGGTTTTCGAGTTTAAGGAGCGTTTCGGAATGATAGGAACGGAGGATTTGGCGCAAGATCATTCTCTGCTCTGTTTGTCCCGAGAACTGAGAAGAATAGGAAAAGCAGAAGATTAGAGGGTTTTAGGGAGATTtaatcaaattttcactttttcatCTATGGATCGAAATGGACGACTATGGGCCTGGGCCTTGAAATTGGGTATGTGTGATGGATCGCAGAGCAGTTCCtcttgaaaatggactggatcaTGGATATGCTACTGATTCAACcatagagtttttttttttctgtcaatATAGTATATTATCCTACGCTAACGGGGAGGGGTGGACCTGAGAAATCCAAGAGTAATTCACAGGAGATTGAACCATCATCAGACCAAACGGATGCATTATGCATCTGTCTGAATTTTTTAAGTAGAGCTACTTTGAATGTGGCAAATTGTTTGCCTCCCACTCCACCAAACTTTAATGTATTGAAGCCTGATACTAACAAGTTGAGATAATGACTTTTACTGGTTTTTGTCGGGACTAGTATGAACTAATCTGCGAAGCTCGCTAAACGCTTGGCGCTTCTAAGTTTCATCAGATTTTACTCATCTTGTTGCTTCTAATGATTCATAGTCTAGCTGCTCGTGATCGAGTCAAAGCTCGACTCAAGTCCGATCAACATTGAACTCGTGTCGAATTCGAACTCAAAAATACTCAATTCGTTAACTCGCGAGTCGCTTcgattttatatatataattttaatagtgaattacatacatatatatatataatattttattatttcttaaagaattactattttattcatttttttaaaagtaaaataattatCTTTTTAAACTTGAGTTCGGGAATGATTTTGCTCGAATTTGAAGTCAAGTTTGAACTTAAGTTTTAAGTTGAAAGTTCATCgaattcaagttcaaatttGATAAAATAAGTCGAGATTTGATTTGATTAAGTTAAAACTTGACTTGATTAATTTACAACCCTATTTGTTGCttcaaaagagaaagaaaaaaaaaaagagactcGTCTTTTATATCAAAGTGGTAGAAGATTTGATAATTAAACACTTCCTTAGTCGTACtaacaattaattaaataatgaaTAAGATGTCAAATTTAGCATTATATTCTCCTCCAAAGGTCTCATAATAATCCAATAAACCATGCCCATGAATGATTGCCACCAAGTCCCCCACCACCACCGCCAAAGTCAGGACAAATCGTCCATTAGTACGATAAAAGTCACGAAACGTGTGCTGTTTTCCTCACTAATTGCGTTACCAATTCCGCTAAACGCCGAAAGTCCCACCTCGTCACCACCCGCCGGCCCATCCATAGCACAACCCACCGGCCTCCATAATTTTCCCTATACCCATAGACTCCATTTCCCACCCAATCCATCGATCGTTTCGTTCCACATTCCCGCACCCGAAAAACAAATACAAAAgtaacaaaaaacaaaaacgaaaCCCTCTCTCTAAAAACTCGGCAGTTTCCCATGTCAATACCAAACAATCCCTTCCTTGACCCCTTCtcagcatcatcatcatcatcatcgctCCGGATTAAACTTAACGACGTCGTTAGCAAACATGCCTCCACCTCCGCCGTCTTCTCCTGCCTCCGCTACTAAGTCCTCCGCCTCCGCCTCCACTCCCGCTCCCACTCTCCCTCCGCTCTCCTCCGCTTCTTCCTCCGCCTCCTCTGCTTCCGACATGT
Above is a genomic segment from Coffea eugenioides isolate CCC68of chromosome 5, Ceug_1.0, whole genome shotgun sequence containing:
- the LOC113772039 gene encoding uncharacterized protein LOC113772039 isoform X1, with amino-acid sequence MILRQILRSYHSETLLKLENHPLNPFASPHLISPRPFSLSSYFKPLEDAEPISSENAVGENKKSRKALNVYFKEAVGLLKKTPEDIGTESEGENGELKKRLKKLEEELRGLKQKKKDEKENLKNKEHKKKEGVHKNEGLSNYEEKSGGSTLSSLFANKFGRDDGKKMKDLKELRMEDPEVYKELSPDMEMFVTHLYNNGYFKDSNFLPRNRLDISCFENSYARDFIKFAAEQFGMDNQEIAKWMSGSDLKKLALFGCPSPGKKIVFSAKRLRRFFKIQENTVCDKCVLKQSCKFVNQSIWRSNDNNLDMAVVMRIITSYALESGPPQLVVPDEIKATVRRLLKEAVNLSQTVS
- the LOC113772039 gene encoding uncharacterized protein LOC113772039 isoform X2; protein product: MILRQILRSYHSETLLKLENHPLNPFASPHLISPRPFSLSSYFKPLEDAEPISSENAVGENKKSRKALNVYFKEAVGLLKKTPEDIGTESEGENGELKKRLKKLEEELRGLKQKKKDEKENLKNKEHKKKEGVHKNEGLSNYEEKSGGSTLSSLFANKFGRDDGKKMKDLKELRMEDPEVYKELSPDMEMFVTHLYNNGYFKDSNFLPRNRLDISCFENSYARDFIKFAAEQFGMDNQEIAKWMSGSDLKKLALFGCPSPGL